A DNA window from Ipomoea triloba cultivar NCNSP0323 chromosome 10, ASM357664v1 contains the following coding sequences:
- the LOC116031950 gene encoding momilactone A synthase-like codes for MAASTFVRRLEGKVALITGGASGIGKATTKLFSRHGAKVVIADIQNDLGRKFCGELEPGSAAFVHCDVTKEADVENAVNTAVTKFGKLDIMHNNAGIGGLNKPSILDSDKTEFEQVVRTNLVGAFLGTKHAARVMIPKRRGSIITTGSGCTVIAGASTHAYTSSKHAMVGLTRSAAVDLGRYGVRVNCVSPHLVATPLACGFYDFSGEELEKVYSAFGGERLTAEDVAEAALFLASDESRYVNGENLLVDGGFTIVNPNLCIFK; via the exons ATGGCTGCCTCAACCTTTGTAAGAAG GCTAGAAGGTAAGGTGGCGCTGATCACCGGCGGCGCCAGCGGCATCGGCAAAGCAACGACAAAACTGTTTTCCCGGCACGGAGCCAAGGTGGTGATAGCGGACATTCAGAACGATTTAGGCCGGAAATTTTGCGGCGAATTGGAACCCGGTTCAGCCGCCTTTGTCCACTGCGACGTAACGAAGGAAGCTGACGTGGAAAACGCCGTCAACACCGCCGTTACAAAATTCGGCAAGCTCGACATCATGCACAACAACGCCGGAATCGGAGGATTAAACAAGCCGAGCATCCTCGACAGCGACAAAACCGAGTTCGAGCAGGTCGTCAGAACAAACCTCGTGGGCGCTTTCCTAGGAACCAAACACGCCGCGAGAGTGATGATCCCGAAGCGGCGCGGGAGCATAATCACGACGGGGAGCGGGTGCACCGTCATCGCCGGCGCGTCGACGCACGCGTACACGAGCTCGAAGCACGCCATGGTGGGGCTGACGAGGAGCGCGGCGGTGGACCTGGGGCGCTACGGGGTTCGAGTCAACTGCGTGTCGCCGCACCTGGTGGCCACGCCCTTGGCCTGCGGCTTCTATGACTTCTCCGGCGAGGAGTTGGAGAAGGTGTACTCCGCGTTCGGAGGGGAGCGGCTGACGGCGGAGGATGTGGCGGAGGCGGCTCTTTTCTTGGCGAGTGATGAATCCAGGTATGTGAATGGGGAGAATCTGCTTGTTGATGGGGGTTTTACCATTGTCAATCCCAATCTATGTATATTCAAGTGA